One Solanum stenotomum isolate F172 unplaced genomic scaffold, ASM1918654v1 scaffold10327, whole genome shotgun sequence DNA window includes the following coding sequences:
- the LOC125849776 gene encoding rust resistance kinase Lr10-like isoform X3, translating to MTIFFLLHLLFITMVLLAMVGDGAYDCSESRCGSDGPSIHFPFRLRHQPEYCGYPGFELSCDHKNQTILALPNSLILSVGEIDYMSQQILLYDPERCLIFKLLHLNLSASPFSFTVHEPYLTLGDFSIFKCSGMPADYQNQHPDCASDKAIFAVHYSLNSLPPTTCKKIYEIPSIPFDTINSYIRLSWLNPICKYCEGLEKDCGFKNYTKQLTTQCFDRPFTTKGGVIGLILLGIIMMALYECYSSSKIERENQARVENFLEDYRARRPTRYTYADIKKITNLLQEILGEGAYGIVYKGTLSNEIHVAVKVLNDSEGNGEEFISEVAAMGKIHHVNVVRLVGFCADGVRRALVFEYLPNQSLDKLIFPTSFKDNITLTWKKLHDIAMGIAKGLEYLHQGCDQQILHFDIKPQNILLDHNLNPKISDFGLAKLCPKEKSVVTMTEARGTMGYIAPEVLSSNFGKASHKSDVYSFGMMLLEMVGGRKNFDAKADTSQMNFPEWIHQRLNQGEELKIRIEEDDDVILVRKLAVIGLWCIQWNATDRPSIKVVTQMLEGDGSNLTVPPPFTTRNTTHVGPSTQELTVISEL from the exons ATGACCATCTTTTTCCTCTTGCACTTGCTTTTCATCACCATGGTATTGTTGGCTATGGTTGGTGATGGAGCATATGATTGCAGTGAGTCCAGGTGTGGAAGTGATGGCCCTAGCATTCATTTTCCCTTCAGGCTTCGTCACCAGCCAGAATATTGTGGTTATCCAGGCTTCGAGTTATCTTGTGACCATAAAAACCAAACCATACTCGCACTTCCCAATTCACTTATACTATCTGTTGGAGAAATTGATTATATGTCTCAACAGATTCTCCTTTATGATCCTGAACGCTGTCTCATTTTTAAGCTATTGCACCTTAATTTATCAGCATCTCCTTTCTCCTTCACTGTTCATGAACCTTATCTTACACTAGGTGATTTTTCGATTTTCAAATGTTCTGGTATGCCTGCAGATTATCAGAACCAACATCCAGATTGTGCCTCTGACAAAGCAATATTTGCTGTTCACTACTCTTTGAATTCACTCCCCCCTACAACTTGCAAAAAGATTTATGAAATTCCGTCAATTCCCTTCGATACAATTAACAGTTATATAAGACTCAGTTGGCTTAATCCAATCTGTAAATACTGTGAAG GTCTTGAAAAGGATTGTGGCTTCAAGAACTATACTAAACAACTGACTACTCAGTGTTTCGATCGACCATTTACTACAAAAG GTGGAGTTATAGGTCTCATTCTTTTGGGAATTATTATGATGGCACTTTATGAGTGTTATAGCTCAAGCAAAATTGAAAGAGAGAATCAAGCCAGAGTTGAAAATTTTTTGGAAGACTATAGAGCTCGCAGACCGACGAGATATACTTATGCAGATATTAAGAAGATAACAAATCTGCTTCAGGAAATATTGGGAGAGGGAGCTTACGGGATCGTTTATAAAGGAACACTTTCGAATGAAATTCATGTTGCTGTAAAAGTTCTCAATGATTCTGAAGGAAATGGGGAAGAATTTATTAGTGAAGTTGCAGCAATGGGGAAAATCCATCATGTCAACGTGGTTCGCCTAGTTGGTTTTTGTGCTGATGGAGTTAGAAGAGCTCTAGTGTTTGAATACTTGCCAAATCAGTCACTTGACAAGCTCATTTTTCCGACAAGTTTCAAAGATAATATCACCCTTACTTGGAAGAAGCTTCATGATATTGCTATGGGAATAGCAAAAGGGCTAGAGTATCTTCATCAAGGATGTGACCAACAAATCCTTCATTTCGATATCAAGCCTCAAAATATTCTGTTAGACCATAACTTGAACCCAAAGATCTCTGATTTTGGTCTTGCCAAGTTATGCCCTAAAGAGAAAAGTGTTGTCACTATGACTGAAGCTAGAGGAACCATGGGTTATATTGCACCAGAAGTATTGTCAAGCAATTTCGGAAAAGCGTCTCATAAATCTGATGTCTATAGCTTTGGAATGATGCTACTTGAAATGGTTGGAGGGAGGAAGAATTTTGATGCAAAGGCGGATACTAGCCAAATGAACTTTCCCGAGTGGATTCATCAGCGGCTGAATCAAGGAGAAGAGTTGAAAATCAGGATTGAGGAAGATGATGATGTTATACTTGTAAGGAAATTGGCTGTTATAGGACTTTGGTGCATCCAATGGAATGCGACAGATCGGCCATCCATCAAAGTTGTTACTCAAATGCTAGAAGGAGATGGGAGCAATCTAACTGTTCCTCCTCCTTTTACAACAAGAAACACCACTCACGTTGGCCCTTCTACGCAAGAGTTGACGGTAATATCAGAACTATAA
- the LOC125849776 gene encoding rust resistance kinase Lr10-like isoform X2: MTIFFLLHLLFITMVLLAMVGDGAYDCSESRCGSDGPSIHFPFRLRHQPEYCGYPGFELSCDHKNQTILALPNSLILSVGEIDYMSQQILLYDPERCLIFKLLHLNLSASPFSFTVHEPYLTLGDFSIFKCSGMPADYQNQHPDCASDKAIFAVHYSLNSLPPTTCKKIYEIPSIPFDTINSYIRLSWLNPICKYCEGLEKDCGFKNYTKQLTTQCFDRPFTTKGTVKKPLIAGGVIGLILLGIIMMALYECYSSSKIERENQARVENFLEDYRARRPTRYTYADIKKITNLLQEILGEGAYGIVYKGTLSNEIHVAVKVLNDSEGNGEEFISEVAAMGKIHHVNVVRLVGFCADGVRRALVFEYLPNQSLDKLIFPTSFKDNITLTWKKLHDIAMGIAKGLEYLHQGCDQQILHFDIKPQNILLDHNLNPKISDFGLAKLCPKEKSVVTMTEARGTMGYIAPEVLSSNFGKASHKSDVYSFGMMLLEMVGGRKNFDAKADTSQMNFPEWIHQRLNQGEELKIRIEEDDDVILVRKLAVIGLWCIQWNATDRPSIKVVTQMLEGDGSNLTVPPPFTTRNTTHVGPSTQELTVISEL, encoded by the exons ATGACCATCTTTTTCCTCTTGCACTTGCTTTTCATCACCATGGTATTGTTGGCTATGGTTGGTGATGGAGCATATGATTGCAGTGAGTCCAGGTGTGGAAGTGATGGCCCTAGCATTCATTTTCCCTTCAGGCTTCGTCACCAGCCAGAATATTGTGGTTATCCAGGCTTCGAGTTATCTTGTGACCATAAAAACCAAACCATACTCGCACTTCCCAATTCACTTATACTATCTGTTGGAGAAATTGATTATATGTCTCAACAGATTCTCCTTTATGATCCTGAACGCTGTCTCATTTTTAAGCTATTGCACCTTAATTTATCAGCATCTCCTTTCTCCTTCACTGTTCATGAACCTTATCTTACACTAGGTGATTTTTCGATTTTCAAATGTTCTGGTATGCCTGCAGATTATCAGAACCAACATCCAGATTGTGCCTCTGACAAAGCAATATTTGCTGTTCACTACTCTTTGAATTCACTCCCCCCTACAACTTGCAAAAAGATTTATGAAATTCCGTCAATTCCCTTCGATACAATTAACAGTTATATAAGACTCAGTTGGCTTAATCCAATCTGTAAATACTGTGAAGGTCTTGAAAAGGATTGTGGCTTCAAGAACTATACTAAACAACTGACTACTCAGTGTTTCGATCGACCATTCACAACAAAAG GCACAGTAAAGAAACCACTGATTGCAGGTGGAGTTATAGGTCTCATTCTTTTGGGAATTATTATGATGGCACTTTATGAGTGTTATAGCTCAAGCAAAATTGAAAGAGAGAATCAAGCCAGAGTTGAAAATTTTTTGGAAGACTATAGAGCTCGCAGACCGACGAGATATACTTATGCAGATATTAAGAAGATAACAAATCTGCTTCAGGAAATATTGGGAGAGGGAGCTTACGGGATCGTTTATAAAGGAACACTTTCGAATGAAATTCATGTTGCTGTAAAAGTTCTCAATGATTCTGAAGGAAATGGGGAAGAATTTATTAGTGAAGTTGCAGCAATGGGGAAAATCCATCATGTCAACGTGGTTCGCCTAGTTGGTTTTTGTGCTGATGGAGTTAGAAGAGCTCTAGTGTTTGAATACTTGCCAAATCAGTCACTTGACAAGCTCATTTTTCCGACAAGTTTCAAAGATAATATCACCCTTACTTGGAAGAAGCTTCATGATATTGCTATGGGAATAGCAAAAGGGCTAGAGTATCTTCATCAAGGATGTGACCAACAAATCCTTCATTTCGATATCAAGCCTCAAAATATTCTGTTAGACCATAACTTGAACCCAAAGATCTCTGATTTTGGTCTTGCCAAGTTATGCCCTAAAGAGAAAAGTGTTGTCACTATGACTGAAGCTAGAGGAACCATGGGTTATATTGCACCAGAAGTATTGTCAAGCAATTTCGGAAAAGCGTCTCATAAATCTGATGTCTATAGCTTTGGAATGATGCTACTTGAAATGGTTGGAGGGAGGAAGAATTTTGATGCAAAGGCGGATACTAGCCAAATGAACTTTCCCGAGTGGATTCATCAGCGGCTGAATCAAGGAGAAGAGTTGAAAATCAGGATTGAGGAAGATGATGATGTTATACTTGTAAGGAAATTGGCTGTTATAGGACTTTGGTGCATCCAATGGAATGCGACAGATCGGCCATCCATCAAAGTTGTTACTCAAATGCTAGAAGGAGATGGGAGCAATCTAACTGTTCCTCCTCCTTTTACAACAAGAAACACCACTCACGTTGGCCCTTCTACGCAAGAGTTGACGGTAATATCAGAACTATAA
- the LOC125849776 gene encoding rust resistance kinase Lr10-like isoform X1, producing the protein MTIFFLLHLLFITMVLLAMVGDGAYDCSESRCGSDGPSIHFPFRLRHQPEYCGYPGFELSCDHKNQTILALPNSLILSVGEIDYMSQQILLYDPERCLIFKLLHLNLSASPFSFTVHEPYLTLGDFSIFKCSGMPADYQNQHPDCASDKAIFAVHYSLNSLPPTTCKKIYEIPSIPFDTINSYIRLSWLNPICKYCEGLEKDCGFKNYTKQLTTQCFDRPFTTKGTVKKPLIAGGVIGLILLGIIMMALYECYSSSKIERENQARVENFLEDYRARRPTRYTYADIKKITNLLQEILGEGAYGIVYKGTLSNEIHVAVKVLNDSEGNGEEFISEVAAMGKIHHVNVVRLVGFCADGVRRALVFEYLPNQSLDKLIFPTSFKDNITLTWKKLHDIAMGIAKGLEYLHQGCDQQILHFDIKPQNILLDHNLNPKISDFGLAKLCPKEKSVVTMTEARGTMGYIAPEVLSSNFGKASHKSDVYSFGMMLLEMVGGRKNFDAKADTSQMNFPEWIHQRLNQGEELKIRIEEDDDVILVRKLAVIGLWCIQWNATDRPSIKVVTQMLEGDGSNLTVPPPFTTRNTTHVGPSTQELTVISEL; encoded by the exons ATGACCATCTTTTTCCTCTTGCACTTGCTTTTCATCACCATGGTATTGTTGGCTATGGTTGGTGATGGAGCATATGATTGCAGTGAGTCCAGGTGTGGAAGTGATGGCCCTAGCATTCATTTTCCCTTCAGGCTTCGTCACCAGCCAGAATATTGTGGTTATCCAGGCTTCGAGTTATCTTGTGACCATAAAAACCAAACCATACTCGCACTTCCCAATTCACTTATACTATCTGTTGGAGAAATTGATTATATGTCTCAACAGATTCTCCTTTATGATCCTGAACGCTGTCTCATTTTTAAGCTATTGCACCTTAATTTATCAGCATCTCCTTTCTCCTTCACTGTTCATGAACCTTATCTTACACTAGGTGATTTTTCGATTTTCAAATGTTCTGGTATGCCTGCAGATTATCAGAACCAACATCCAGATTGTGCCTCTGACAAAGCAATATTTGCTGTTCACTACTCTTTGAATTCACTCCCCCCTACAACTTGCAAAAAGATTTATGAAATTCCGTCAATTCCCTTCGATACAATTAACAGTTATATAAGACTCAGTTGGCTTAATCCAATCTGTAAATACTGTGAAG GTCTTGAAAAGGATTGTGGCTTCAAGAACTATACTAAACAACTGACTACTCAGTGTTTCGATCGACCATTTACTACAAAAG GCACAGTAAAGAAACCACTGATTGCAGGTGGAGTTATAGGTCTCATTCTTTTGGGAATTATTATGATGGCACTTTATGAGTGTTATAGCTCAAGCAAAATTGAAAGAGAGAATCAAGCCAGAGTTGAAAATTTTTTGGAAGACTATAGAGCTCGCAGACCGACGAGATATACTTATGCAGATATTAAGAAGATAACAAATCTGCTTCAGGAAATATTGGGAGAGGGAGCTTACGGGATCGTTTATAAAGGAACACTTTCGAATGAAATTCATGTTGCTGTAAAAGTTCTCAATGATTCTGAAGGAAATGGGGAAGAATTTATTAGTGAAGTTGCAGCAATGGGGAAAATCCATCATGTCAACGTGGTTCGCCTAGTTGGTTTTTGTGCTGATGGAGTTAGAAGAGCTCTAGTGTTTGAATACTTGCCAAATCAGTCACTTGACAAGCTCATTTTTCCGACAAGTTTCAAAGATAATATCACCCTTACTTGGAAGAAGCTTCATGATATTGCTATGGGAATAGCAAAAGGGCTAGAGTATCTTCATCAAGGATGTGACCAACAAATCCTTCATTTCGATATCAAGCCTCAAAATATTCTGTTAGACCATAACTTGAACCCAAAGATCTCTGATTTTGGTCTTGCCAAGTTATGCCCTAAAGAGAAAAGTGTTGTCACTATGACTGAAGCTAGAGGAACCATGGGTTATATTGCACCAGAAGTATTGTCAAGCAATTTCGGAAAAGCGTCTCATAAATCTGATGTCTATAGCTTTGGAATGATGCTACTTGAAATGGTTGGAGGGAGGAAGAATTTTGATGCAAAGGCGGATACTAGCCAAATGAACTTTCCCGAGTGGATTCATCAGCGGCTGAATCAAGGAGAAGAGTTGAAAATCAGGATTGAGGAAGATGATGATGTTATACTTGTAAGGAAATTGGCTGTTATAGGACTTTGGTGCATCCAATGGAATGCGACAGATCGGCCATCCATCAAAGTTGTTACTCAAATGCTAGAAGGAGATGGGAGCAATCTAACTGTTCCTCCTCCTTTTACAACAAGAAACACCACTCACGTTGGCCCTTCTACGCAAGAGTTGACGGTAATATCAGAACTATAA